From the Octadecabacter arcticus 238 genome, the window TCCCCAGCAGCGTGTCGAAGGCGCTTCGCATGTGTCGCCGTCGGTTCCAGCGGAACACGAATTCGTCGAGATAGCGTTGTAGATGGCACTTTCTGAGGCCGTGGAAGACGCCTTTTGCCCACGTTTTTAGGTTGGAGAACACGCGGTGGACCCAGTGGAGTATGTCGTGTGCCTTCTTGCCGCTGACGACCTTTGCCTCATGCGTGTTTGCAGGAGGATTTTCGTAACCGAGCCAGCCATCCGTGATGATGTGAGCGCCAGGCTCTACAGCCTGACCAATGAACCCGTGCAGCGTCTTTGACGCGCCGTCGGGAATGTGTTTCATCCTGATACGGCGCGGATGTCCGTCACTTGATAACTCGACGGCACAGACGACAAACATCTTTCCAACCGGGCTGCGCCCACCCTTTGGCCGGTCCTCGGGATCATGCCGGGACCGGAACGGCATCTCTGTTTCATCGATTTCGACAAGGTCTTTTAGGGGGTTGCGGTCAGGGTTGACCATCGACCGCCGCAGCTTTTGCAAGAGGAGGTCGCCGAGAAGCGCCATCGGTCCGAGCGACGATGGCGACCCGTCTTGTAGCTGCCAAGGCCAAGTTGCGCCTGAAGTTGCAGCGCTGACATGCCGTTGGAATGGCTGGTGATGATGTGCGCGGCAAGAAACCAAATTCGCAACGGCAAATGGCTGCTGTGCATTACCGTGCCAGCCGTCACGGATGTCTGCCGTGCGCAACCGGCACATTCCCAAGTCGCGCGATTTCGCTTTAACGGCCAGCCCTTGCAGGTGCCACAGGAAGGACAGACGAAGCCCTCAGGCCAACGATGTTCCACCAGATAATGCGAACACGCTTCCTCATCAGAAAACCTGGCGTCGAACGCGGGGCGGGACATGGGTTTGTCGTTTTTCCATCTGGCTGGCATGGGAAGAACAATACCAGAACATTCTAGATTGGCAAGCCGCTTCGCACTACATCAGGTGCCGCCGGAGCAAAGGGGATAAGCCTTCACAGCTCAATTGCCAGATTGGAGTAGCGCCGCTGACCACCCCGCGTCGTTCGACGCGCGGCTGACCACAAACCAATTGCGTCTTCGCTGATCCAAACCGTCAGGTCACCGCGCCACCGCAAACCTTCATTGTACTCAGCCCAGTTGGTCACCCGCTGCTTTTGTTTCGGGATCTTGTCACGGCGACCGGCATTGAACTTGTGCGGCATTTACAGCATCCTACTGAGAACAGAACGCCTCACTATCAAACCACGCGGGATCTATGCAACAACGCCTGTATACACCCTGTGCCACCTCAGCAGGCAGCACCGTTTTAGTCTGATCATAGGCGCGATCAGCAGCCACTTGCGTTGTTTTTCCCATGCCTAGCGAATAGGCTAGGTTGGCTGATTAGTAAACTAGCACAATTGGCTGGATCCCTAGTCTCAAACAGGGAAAATACTTCATTACCAGTAGGTTATGCCACTTGACCTTATAGAACTTAAGAACAAGAAAGGCGCTACGCGCTTTTTGATAAATTTATTTGGTAACTCCCAAGCACCCCAGCCGATAACGGGTTTTTGTCAGTTTTGATGTGAGTCTCCTTGGCCATTAGGCGCATGAATTTTCTGTTGTGGTCTGAATTTCGTGGCGCTGTGACGATTTCTCTGAATCATTGGTGGAATGGACCAAGTTACTGCTCTTGAACAACTCCTCGCCACGGCTCTGCGCAGGATCGCCGAGTTGGAAGCCGCGTTGGCGAGCATGGCGCAAGAGAATGCGGATCTGCGGCGTCAGTTGGCCAAGAACAGCAGTAATAGCAGCAAGCCGCCTTCGAGTGATGGGTTGAAGAAGCCGGTACCGCGTAGCCTGCGTGGTAAGTCCGGTAAGAAAAGTGGTGGCCAAGTTGGCCACCGAGGCGACACCCTACGTCAGACAGCAACGCCTGACTTTGTGGAGCGACATGAGGCTGAGGCCTGTGGCACCTGTCAGCATGGCTTGACGGCTGGGATGATCAAGGCGGTGGAGAGGCGTCAGGTTTATGACATACCGGTGCCGCGTCTGGAGGTCACAGAGCATCAGGCAGCGATTTATTGTTGTGGCCATTGCCGAGCCACGACGACAGCCACCTTTCCCGATGGCGTGAATGCACACGTGCAATACGGTAAGCGCATTCGGGCGGCGGCGGTCTACTGCAATGTTCAGCAGCTGATCCCCGAGGATTGGGTCTGCCAACTCCTGCGTGATTTGTTTGGTGCCACCAGCCTATGCGCGGCCAGCGTGACCAACTGGGTGAACGGCACAGCGCGTACCTTGGGTGGCGTCGTCGAACACATTCTGGCCCGGCTCAATGAAGGCGGCGTTCGGCATCTGGATGAGACCGGACTTCGTGTTGCTGGTAAGCTGCACTGGCTGCACTCAATCAGCGATCTCGCCTTCACGCATTATCGCATCAGCGCCAAGCGCGGTGCTGTTCCATCCTTCCTGACCGGCGGGACAATTGTTCATGACCACTGGAAGTCCTATTACGCCCATATGAGTGGGGTGGACGCGCACGCCCTGTGCGGGGCGCATCATTTACGGGAACTCAAGGCCATCGAAGAAATCGAAAAGGAGCCGTGGGCGTGCGCGATGAGCGTGCTGCTCAACAGCGCCAATCAGCTCAAGTGCGCGGCTCAGGGGCGAGGCGAGACCGAACTCCCCACGTCGGTTCACCACGGCATCCTCACCAAATACATGGCTATCCTCACCGAGGGCCTCGCCTTCCATGAGCGACAAGACCCACTGGCTAGACGCACTGGTGCGCGAGGCCGAAAAGCCAGGCGGCCAGGCCATAACCTTCTGGTCCGCTTGCGCGACTACCGTGATGACGTCCTAAGGTTCCTTACGGACTTCACAGTTCCCTTCACCAACAATCAGGCCGAATGGGACCTGCGCATGATGAAGTTGCGCATGAAAATCTCGGGAACTTTCCGCACCCTCGAGGGCGCGCAGGTCTTCGCTGACATCAGATCCGTCATCTCGACGGTCAGAAAACACGGGGGCAATATCCTCGAAACACTCACCCTATCACCACAACAGATCATCGCGCGGCTCTAACGTCGCAAGGGCAACACAAAACCCGATATCCGATGGGGTCCTTGGGAGTTACTTTATTTGAATGATTTTGGCGCTTAATTTACCCGCCCTAATCTAGTCATTGAAGGGTTCAGATTGACATTATAGCTTGTTGTAGTAATGTTACTACATTAAGGTGCTTAGAAGGATGTGAGCAATGGGAATGACAACGATCAACAGTCGGACGTTCAATCAAGACGCCAGTGGTGCAAAGCGGGCTGCGCAAGAAGGGCCTGTGTTCATCACAGACCGGGGCAAACCCGCTCATGTCTTGCTCAGCATTGAAGCCTACAGACAGCTTGCTGGACTGCAGGAAAGTATTCTCGATTTGCTTGCTGATCCAGAGGCGGCAGACGTATCGTTTGAACCGGATCGCTTGGGTAGCCTCACACGTCCCGCTGATTTGTCCTGATGTTCATTCTCGATACGAACGTGGTCTCCGAGCTCCGCAAAGCAAAAACAGGTAAGGCGGACACCAACGTCGTTGCATGGGCCGCTGATCAAGATCCGTCCGCGCTTTTTCTGTCTGCTATCACGCTCTTGGAACTTGAGATGGGTGTCAGGCAAATGGAAAGGCGTGACAGCACTCAGGGCGCCGCTTTGAGGGCGTGGATGGCTGATAGGGTGCTTCCGGCCTTTGAGGGCCGCATTTTATCCGTAAACGGGCCTGTCGCGCTCTGCTGTGCCGCTTTGCATGTTCCAGACCCCCGCAGTGACCGGGACGCCCTGATAGCCGCGACAGGGATCACTCACGCCATGCCAATCGTCACACGCAATGTTGCGGATTTTGAACCGACAGGCGTGCAGATCATCAACCCTTGGAAGCCGATGCCATGACAACCAGCAGCCCGACAGCTACAGATCTTAGGAGCAGAGTCAGCCACCATCTAGGGTATCCAGCGCGGACTTGCAGACGTTAAAGCTGGCCGGACGGTGAGCCATAAAGCCGCCATGGCATCTTTGCAAATGATCATCGACGCTGCGGCGAACGATATTGTTTGAGCCGAGGCATGGCCGGACGTTCACTGGTCCGGCGCGTTGATCCAGATCGCGCAATAGCTGAACCCGTAGTCCTGTTCGATCACCTGCCCGCCTGCGCTGCTGCAATAGATGCCCGGATATTGCCCGAACTCATTGGCGTCTCCTCGTCCCTGCATCCATGCCATCGCAGAGTTGGCGCGTCTGTTCGAGGTCAGCACAAACACCATTAGGCGCGCTTGAAGGAGAACTACCCCTGTTTGCCGAATACCCGCGCCCACAATCCTTGACGGGGCCTCCCCTGCCCCGCGTCAGTGAGCAAGGCTTGTCCTTTTTTAGCTACTCCCCGCCATTCGTCGCGCTCTTCTTTGAATTCGTCTAACCGCTGTAGCGTCGCCTTAAGTTCGGCTCGTAAAGTTGCGATTTCTATGTCTTTTTCGGTGTAGCGGTCACCTGTATCAACATGTAGCGTGCTATGGTTTTGATGTAGTGTAGCGCTTGTATCATCTGTATCAGATACTTTCAGATCACCATACACTCGCAACAGCTCGGACGTATCCAAGCTTGGCTTTCCATCTTTACCAATAACCTTTGAAACCTTACCGGTCTTAATGTGTCGCAACAATGTAGACCGAGCAACGCCCACCCGTCTTGCAGCCTCTGATATTGTTACTTGTGTCATGTAGCTACTACCTATCTCATAGTGATCTATGATGTAGTGTAGCGCTCTAGTTTGTTACAAACAATCTTTCGGCTCTTCTCCGCTTTGTTGAGTTATTCTAGGATTTCAAATAGAACATAGATTGATTATCTGGGATGGATGATTGTCTAATTTTGAGTTTGAAGTATT encodes:
- a CDS encoding type II toxin-antitoxin system VapC family toxin — protein: MFILDTNVVSELRKAKTGKADTNVVAWAADQDPSALFLSAITLLELEMGVRQMERRDSTQGAALRAWMADRVLPAFEGRILSVNGPVALCCAALHVPDPRSDRDALIAATGITHAMPIVTRNVADFEPTGVQIINPWKPMP
- a CDS encoding type II toxin-antitoxin system Phd/YefM family antitoxin, whose product is MGMTTINSRTFNQDASGAKRAAQEGPVFITDRGKPAHVLLSIEAYRQLAGLQESILDLLADPEAADVSFEPDRLGSLTRPADLS
- the tnpC gene encoding IS66 family transposase; protein product: MDQVTALEQLLATALRRIAELEAALASMAQENADLRRQLAKNSSNSSKPPSSDGLKKPVPRSLRGKSGKKSGGQVGHRGDTLRQTATPDFVERHEAEACGTCQHGLTAGMIKAVERRQVYDIPVPRLEVTEHQAAIYCCGHCRATTTATFPDGVNAHVQYGKRIRAAAVYCNVQQLIPEDWVCQLLRDLFGATSLCAASVTNWVNGTARTLGGVVEHILARLNEGGVRHLDETGLRVAGKLHWLHSISDLAFTHYRISAKRGAVPSFLTGGTIVHDHWKSYYAHMSGVDAHALCGAHHLRELKAIEEIEKEPWACAMSVLLNSANQLKCAAQGRGETELPTSVHHGILTKYMAILTEGLAFHERQDPLARRTGARGRKARRPGHNLLVRLRDYRDDVLRFLTDFTVPFTNNQAEWDLRMMKLRMKISGTFRTLEGAQVFADIRSVISTVRKHGGNILETLTLSPQQIIARL